In Mycolicibacterium phocaicum, one DNA window encodes the following:
- a CDS encoding YidH family protein, which produces MDISSVTTPRTPIEPDYRFTLANERTFLAWQRTSLGLMAAAVAVVQFMPELAIPGVRHVLGVGVGAMAVLTSVAGLRRWSQVDRAIRNDEPLPQASAPTFLTTGLALIGLITVVLALSATVR; this is translated from the coding sequence ATGGACATTTCGAGCGTGACGACTCCGCGTACCCCGATCGAGCCCGACTACCGGTTCACCCTCGCCAATGAGCGCACGTTCCTGGCCTGGCAGCGCACGTCACTGGGGCTGATGGCCGCCGCTGTCGCTGTCGTCCAGTTCATGCCGGAGCTCGCGATCCCGGGCGTTCGGCACGTTCTGGGCGTCGGCGTCGGCGCCATGGCGGTCCTGACCTCCGTCGCGGGACTACGACGCTGGAGCCAGGTGGACCGGGCCATCCGCAACGACGAACCGCTGCCGCAGGCCTCCGCTCCCACCTTCCTCACCACGGGCCTGGCGCTGATCGGACTGATCACCGTCGTCCTCGCGCTCAGCGCCACGGTGCGATGA
- a CDS encoding DUF202 domain-containing protein produces the protein MTLTHDRGLQAERTALAWNRTGLAIATSGVLVLLRNADTFNGGHDATRLILVATVAVLAAVVCGFGVNRRRQLARGHYSAMRYLPAVGLAVIAEGVLVLTYLMPLG, from the coding sequence ATGACGCTCACCCACGATCGCGGGCTACAGGCCGAACGCACGGCGCTGGCCTGGAACCGCACGGGGCTGGCGATCGCCACCTCGGGTGTTCTGGTGTTGCTACGCAACGCCGATACATTCAACGGCGGTCACGACGCGACGCGGCTCATCCTTGTCGCCACCGTCGCGGTACTCGCCGCTGTCGTGTGTGGGTTCGGCGTGAACCGGCGACGGCAGCTGGCCCGCGGACATTATTCCGCGATGCGGTATCTACCGGCCGTCGGACTCGCAGTGATCGCTGAGGGCGTGCTGGTGCTGACGTACCTCATGCCGCTCGGCTAG
- the gyrB gene encoding DNA topoisomerase (ATP-hydrolyzing) subunit B, with product MSSYGAQSITILEGLDVVRKRPGMYIGSTSERGLHHMVWEVVDNGVDEAMAGHASRVDVTLLVDGGVEVSDDGRGIPVAMHATGIPTVDVVMTQLHAGGKFDGESYQVSGGLHGVGVSVVNALSTRLEVCIHRDGYEWFQHYNRSVPGTLQKGPPSTRTGTTVRFCSDPEIFETTEYNAETIARRLQEMAFLSKGLVLSLTDHRQPGAETRVFHHPGGLIDYVRHINRVKEPIQPSIIAFDGTGAGCEVEIAMQWNAGYSESVHTFANTINTHEGGTHEEGFRAALTGVVNRYAKDKKLLKDKDPNLTGDDIREGLAAIISVKVAEPQFEGQTKTKLGNAAIRSFVQKVCHEELTHWFEANPAEAKVIVTKVASSAQARVAARKARELVRRKSATDIGGLPGKLADCRSTDPSKSELYVVEGDSAGGSAKSGRDSMFQAILPLRGKIINVEKARIDRVLKNNEVQAIITALGTGIHDEFDISKLRYHKIVLMADADVDGQHISTLLLTLLFRFMKPLVENGHIFLAQPPLYKLKWQRSEPEFAYSDRHRDALLDAGLAAGKRINKDDGIQRYKGLGEMDAKELWETTMDPSVRVLRQVTLDDAATADELFSILMGEDVEARRSFIVRNARDIRFLDV from the coding sequence GTGTCCAGCTATGGCGCCCAATCGATCACGATTCTCGAAGGACTCGACGTCGTCCGGAAGCGTCCGGGTATGTACATCGGGTCGACCAGCGAGCGCGGCCTGCACCACATGGTGTGGGAGGTGGTCGACAACGGCGTCGACGAGGCCATGGCCGGCCACGCCAGCCGCGTCGACGTCACGCTGCTGGTCGACGGCGGCGTCGAGGTCAGCGATGACGGTCGCGGTATCCCGGTTGCCATGCACGCCACAGGGATTCCGACCGTCGACGTGGTGATGACCCAGCTGCACGCGGGCGGCAAGTTCGACGGAGAGTCCTACCAGGTGTCGGGCGGCCTGCACGGCGTCGGCGTCTCGGTGGTCAACGCGTTGTCGACGCGGCTCGAGGTGTGCATCCACCGGGATGGGTACGAATGGTTCCAGCACTACAACCGCTCGGTGCCCGGCACCCTGCAGAAGGGGCCGCCGTCCACCCGGACCGGCACCACCGTCCGATTCTGTTCGGACCCAGAGATATTCGAGACCACCGAGTACAACGCCGAGACCATTGCGCGCCGGCTTCAGGAGATGGCATTCCTGAGCAAGGGGCTGGTGCTGTCGCTGACGGACCACCGCCAACCCGGCGCGGAGACCCGCGTCTTCCATCACCCTGGCGGGTTGATCGACTACGTCCGCCACATCAACCGCGTGAAAGAGCCCATTCAGCCGAGCATCATCGCGTTCGACGGCACGGGGGCCGGCTGTGAGGTCGAGATCGCAATGCAGTGGAACGCCGGGTACTCGGAGTCGGTGCACACCTTTGCGAACACCATCAACACGCATGAGGGCGGTACTCATGAGGAGGGCTTCCGCGCGGCGCTGACTGGCGTGGTGAACCGGTATGCCAAAGACAAGAAGCTGCTCAAGGACAAAGACCCGAACCTCACCGGTGACGACATCCGGGAGGGGTTGGCCGCGATCATCTCCGTGAAAGTGGCTGAGCCGCAATTCGAAGGGCAGACCAAGACGAAGCTCGGGAACGCGGCCATCCGCTCGTTCGTGCAGAAGGTCTGCCATGAGGAGCTGACGCACTGGTTCGAGGCGAATCCGGCGGAGGCGAAGGTCATCGTCACCAAGGTGGCATCCTCGGCGCAGGCTCGGGTGGCTGCGCGTAAGGCGCGGGAGCTGGTGCGGCGCAAGAGCGCGACCGATATCGGTGGCCTGCCGGGCAAGCTGGCCGATTGCCGTTCCACCGACCCGAGCAAGTCGGAACTGTATGTGGTGGAGGGCGATTCGGCCGGTGGTTCGGCCAAGAGTGGCCGGGACTCGATGTTCCAGGCGATCCTGCCGCTGCGCGGCAAGATCATCAACGTCGAGAAGGCACGCATCGACCGCGTGCTGAAGAACAACGAAGTTCAGGCCATCATCACCGCGCTGGGCACCGGTATCCACGACGAGTTCGACATCTCGAAGCTGCGGTATCACAAGATCGTGCTGATGGCCGACGCCGACGTCGACGGCCAGCACATCTCGACGCTGCTGCTGACGCTGCTGTTCCGGTTCATGAAGCCGCTGGTGGAAAATGGCCACATCTTCCTGGCGCAGCCGCCGCTGTACAAGCTGAAATGGCAACGCAGCGAACCGGAATTCGCGTACTCCGACCGTCACCGCGACGCGCTCCTGGACGCGGGACTCGCAGCGGGAAAGCGGATCAACAAGGACGACGGCATCCAGCGCTACAAGGGTCTGGGGGAGATGGACGCCAAGGAACTGTGGGAGACCACCATGGACCCGTCGGTCCGGGTCCTCCGTCAGGTCACCCTCGACGATGCGGCCACAGCCGACGAACTGTTCTCGATCCTCATGGGTGAGGACGTCGAAGCGCGCCGGAGCTTTATCGTGCGCAACGCCAGGGACATTCGTTTTCTGGACGTCTGA
- a CDS encoding arylsulfatase, which produces MPEQPNIVYFHVDNLGMGELGCYGGGILRGADTVRMDAFAAESLKLSHFVVEPQCTPTRSALMTGRYPIRSGNHTIALGGNGGGIVAWERTMGDILSEAGYATACFGKWHIGAEDGRWPTDHGFDEWYGPARTYDECLWPDDPWYKAERDGYSYMYDGTKEGGVKTTDQQLTVKLKGEVDGEYDRRAKAFMKRSVDAGKPFYLYHNHSLMHFPMEVRPEFKGKSTNGNWGDSLLMLDHDFGSILDYLTELGIEDNTIVIMAGDNGAEDHLAGRGTAGFFDGSYFSSAEGGIRTPCLIRWPGHVPVRESNEMVHVTDMFPTLLRWVGCDVPDDRIIDGIDQREFFGGAEESKREGCMVWLNEELHAVKWSQFKINFKRQQHFHDPEIPLGFARITNLLEDPKEREAVNQTWVRWWVMQHAYRFIQEFDASVETEQLIPAGAPIDFVPARNQ; this is translated from the coding sequence ATGCCCGAACAACCCAACATCGTCTATTTTCACGTCGACAATCTCGGCATGGGGGAGCTCGGCTGTTACGGCGGCGGCATCCTGCGCGGGGCCGACACGGTCCGCATGGACGCCTTCGCCGCCGAATCGCTGAAGCTGTCGCACTTCGTCGTCGAACCGCAGTGCACCCCCACCCGCTCGGCTCTGATGACCGGGCGCTACCCGATCCGGTCCGGCAACCACACCATCGCGCTCGGCGGCAACGGCGGCGGCATCGTGGCGTGGGAACGCACCATGGGCGACATCCTGTCCGAAGCCGGCTACGCCACAGCGTGTTTCGGCAAGTGGCACATCGGCGCCGAGGACGGCCGCTGGCCGACCGACCACGGTTTTGACGAGTGGTACGGCCCGGCCCGCACCTACGACGAGTGCCTGTGGCCCGACGATCCCTGGTACAAGGCCGAGCGCGACGGCTACTCCTACATGTACGACGGCACCAAAGAAGGCGGTGTCAAGACCACCGACCAGCAGCTGACCGTGAAGCTCAAGGGTGAGGTGGACGGCGAATACGACCGTCGGGCAAAGGCTTTCATGAAGCGCAGCGTGGACGCGGGAAAGCCGTTCTACCTCTACCACAATCACTCGCTGATGCACTTCCCGATGGAGGTACGCCCGGAGTTCAAGGGCAAGAGCACCAATGGCAACTGGGGTGACTCGCTGCTGATGCTCGACCACGACTTCGGCAGCATCCTCGACTACCTGACCGAGCTGGGCATCGAGGACAACACCATCGTGATCATGGCCGGGGACAACGGTGCCGAGGACCATCTGGCCGGCCGGGGTACCGCGGGCTTCTTCGACGGCTCGTACTTCAGCTCGGCCGAGGGCGGCATCCGGACGCCGTGCCTGATCCGCTGGCCCGGTCATGTGCCGGTGCGGGAGAGCAACGAGATGGTGCACGTCACCGACATGTTCCCGACCTTGCTGCGCTGGGTGGGCTGCGACGTGCCTGACGACCGGATCATCGACGGCATCGATCAGCGTGAATTCTTCGGTGGGGCAGAGGAATCCAAGCGCGAAGGCTGCATGGTCTGGCTCAATGAGGAGCTGCATGCGGTGAAGTGGTCGCAGTTCAAGATCAACTTCAAGCGTCAGCAGCACTTCCATGACCCGGAAATTCCACTCGGCTTCGCCCGCATCACCAACCTCCTCGAGGACCCGAAGGAACGCGAGGCCGTCAACCAGACGTGGGTGCGGTGGTGGGTGATGCAACACGCCTACCGGTTCATCCAGGAGTTCGACGCCAGCGTCGAGACCGAACAACTCATCCCGGCCGGGGCGCCCATCGATTTCGTCCCCGCACGGAACCAGTAA
- a CDS encoding GntR family transcriptional regulator, protein MLRGQILDGVYGGLAAARLLLPPENELAAELGVSRNAIREALELLRGEGLITRVQGAGTFVTGAKLSQRIDRLEGLAESLAGHQLPVENTVMSARESVASPFVAAKLQVPEGAPILFIERLRSVGGVPLSLDTTSLRIGAIPVDANLADQDVFSLIETELGMRLGWAEITVESVSADADTAKLLQIRPGAPLLLLHRLTHLEDGTPFDLETVRYRGDRCSLITTAARDSAPPPP, encoded by the coding sequence GTGCTGCGTGGCCAGATCCTCGACGGCGTGTACGGCGGCCTGGCCGCAGCGCGCCTACTGCTGCCACCGGAGAACGAGCTGGCCGCCGAATTGGGCGTGAGCCGCAACGCAATTCGTGAGGCGCTGGAGCTCCTGCGCGGCGAGGGACTGATCACCCGGGTGCAGGGCGCCGGGACGTTCGTCACGGGCGCGAAGCTCAGCCAGCGGATCGACCGATTGGAAGGTCTCGCCGAATCGCTTGCCGGGCATCAACTTCCGGTGGAGAACACCGTGATGTCGGCGCGTGAGTCGGTCGCCTCCCCGTTCGTCGCGGCGAAACTCCAAGTGCCCGAAGGCGCGCCGATACTCTTCATCGAGCGCCTGCGGTCGGTGGGCGGGGTGCCGCTGTCCCTGGACACCACGTCGTTGCGGATCGGGGCCATCCCGGTCGACGCCAACCTGGCCGACCAGGACGTCTTCTCGCTGATCGAGACCGAACTCGGGATGCGCCTGGGGTGGGCCGAGATCACCGTCGAATCGGTCTCAGCTGATGCCGACACTGCCAAGCTCCTGCAAATCCGTCCCGGCGCACCGCTTTTGCTGCTGCACCGGCTGACCCACCTCGAAGACGGCACCCCCTTCGACCTCGAGACGGTGCGCTACCGCGGCGACCGCTGTTCGTTGATCACCACCGCCGCACGAGACTCCGCGCCGCCGCCACCGTAG
- a CDS encoding formylglycine-generating enzyme family protein, which translates to MLTELTALPGGSYRMGSHDFYPEEAPVHEVTVAPFSIERHPVTIGQFAEFVADTGYVTVAEQELDPAAFPGVPTDELVPGALVFHPTAGPVDLRNWRQWWAWVPGASWQHPFGPESSIADRLDHPVVQVAYPDAAAYAAWAGRRLPTEEQWEYAARAGATTAYAWGDDVRPDGQLMANTWQGQFPYHNTGALGWVGTTPVGLFPPNGFGLVDMIGNVWEWTTTRYTPRHSGAPEVSGCCPPPGGDPSVMQTLKGGSHLCAPEYCHRYRPAARSSQSQDSATSHIGFRCIAD; encoded by the coding sequence ATGCTCACGGAATTGACCGCCCTCCCCGGCGGGTCGTACCGCATGGGATCGCATGACTTCTACCCGGAGGAAGCGCCGGTGCATGAGGTGACCGTCGCGCCGTTCTCGATCGAACGGCACCCGGTCACCATCGGTCAGTTCGCCGAATTCGTCGCGGACACCGGGTATGTCACCGTCGCCGAGCAGGAGCTGGACCCGGCTGCCTTCCCCGGCGTCCCCACTGATGAGCTCGTTCCCGGGGCGTTGGTGTTCCACCCCACGGCTGGCCCAGTCGATCTGCGTAATTGGCGGCAATGGTGGGCGTGGGTGCCCGGGGCAAGTTGGCAGCATCCGTTCGGGCCTGAGTCGTCGATCGCCGACCGCCTCGACCATCCGGTGGTGCAGGTCGCCTACCCGGACGCCGCGGCGTACGCGGCCTGGGCGGGCCGGCGGCTGCCCACCGAAGAGCAGTGGGAGTACGCCGCCCGCGCGGGCGCGACCACGGCCTACGCCTGGGGTGACGACGTTCGGCCGGACGGGCAGTTGATGGCCAACACCTGGCAGGGCCAGTTCCCGTATCACAACACCGGTGCGCTGGGCTGGGTGGGCACGACACCCGTCGGTCTGTTCCCGCCCAACGGTTTTGGCCTCGTCGACATGATCGGCAACGTGTGGGAGTGGACCACCACCCGGTACACGCCGCGGCACAGCGGCGCTCCGGAAGTATCCGGCTGCTGTCCGCCGCCCGGTGGGGATCCGTCGGTGATGCAGACGCTCAAGGGCGGTTCGCACCTGTGCGCGCCGGAGTACTGCCACCGTTACCGGCCGGCGGCGCGGTCGTCGCAGTCGCAGGACAGCGCGACATCGCACATCGGCTTCCGGTGTATCGCCGATTGA
- a CDS encoding NYN domain-containing protein yields the protein MTDTAATRVAVYLDFDNIVISRYDQVHGRNSFQKDKAKGLEPDKLTQATIDVGAVLDFASSFGTLVLTRAYADWSADVNAGYRQQLVGRAVDLVQLFPAAAYGKNGADIRLAVDAVEDMFRLPDLTHVVIAAGDSDYIPLAQRCKRLGRYVVGIGVAGSSSRALAAACDEFVTYDALPGVPVLEPAAEPPKRTRRGTKTETETHDPQASATALLTRALQIGLEKDDVEWLHNSAVKAQMKRMDPSFSEKALGFKSFSDFLRSRTDVVELDESSTTRMVRLKSAQ from the coding sequence ATGACGGACACCGCCGCGACGCGTGTCGCGGTCTACCTCGACTTCGACAACATCGTCATCTCCCGCTACGACCAGGTCCACGGCCGCAACTCGTTTCAGAAGGACAAGGCCAAGGGTCTCGAACCGGACAAACTCACGCAGGCCACCATCGACGTCGGCGCGGTGCTCGACTTCGCTTCGTCCTTCGGCACTTTGGTGCTCACCCGGGCGTATGCGGACTGGTCCGCCGACGTCAACGCGGGCTACCGGCAGCAGCTCGTCGGCCGCGCCGTCGACCTCGTGCAGCTGTTCCCCGCCGCGGCGTACGGCAAGAACGGCGCCGATATCCGGCTGGCGGTCGACGCCGTCGAGGACATGTTCCGGCTGCCCGACCTCACCCACGTCGTGATCGCCGCCGGCGACTCCGACTACATCCCGCTGGCCCAGCGCTGCAAACGCCTCGGCCGCTATGTGGTGGGCATCGGGGTGGCCGGGTCATCGAGCCGGGCGCTTGCCGCGGCGTGCGACGAGTTCGTCACCTACGACGCGCTGCCCGGCGTGCCCGTCCTCGAGCCCGCCGCCGAACCGCCCAAACGGACCCGTCGCGGCACGAAGACCGAAACCGAGACGCATGACCCACAGGCCTCCGCCACCGCCCTCCTGACCCGCGCGCTGCAGATCGGGTTGGAGAAGGACGACGTCGAATGGCTGCACAACTCCGCGGTCAAGGCGCAGATGAAGCGCATGGATCCGTCGTTCAGCGAAAAGGCTTTGGGATTCAAGTCTTTCAGTGATTTCCTGCGCTCCCGCACCGACGTGGTGGAGTTGGACGAAAGCTCAACGACACGGATGGTGCGGCTAAAGAGCGCACAGTAA
- a CDS encoding LAGLIDADG family homing endonuclease → MRNLDDFDHVQSLIATGMNDCAIARETGIPRTTVRDWRRRPPTKLVKLDRSSPCGVLHDFGMLPAGPYAYLLGLYLGDGNISRARKIWRLRITLDRKYPAIVQRCREAMAAVMPGQQAGIVGRVGCVDVSMHSKHWPCLFPQHGPGRKHSRVIALEPWQQNLVDQATEEFVLGLIHSDGCRVVANDRGVMSIRYHFTNLSEDIINLFTGALDQLGIHWRRSARKHVSIYRKADTARLDEFIGPKSRPVPWPCIDRPAS, encoded by the coding sequence ATGCGCAACCTCGATGACTTCGATCATGTTCAATCCCTCATCGCGACGGGTATGAATGACTGCGCCATCGCACGCGAGACGGGTATCCCGCGTACGACTGTCCGCGACTGGCGGCGACGCCCACCGACGAAGCTTGTGAAGCTGGATCGCTCGTCGCCTTGTGGGGTTCTGCACGATTTCGGCATGCTGCCGGCCGGACCCTACGCCTACCTGCTCGGTCTCTACCTCGGCGACGGCAACATCTCACGCGCCCGGAAGATCTGGCGGCTCCGAATCACGCTCGACAGGAAGTACCCCGCGATCGTGCAACGCTGCCGCGAAGCGATGGCAGCGGTAATGCCCGGTCAACAGGCGGGAATCGTGGGGAGGGTGGGCTGCGTAGATGTCTCGATGCACTCGAAACACTGGCCTTGCCTCTTCCCGCAGCACGGTCCGGGCAGGAAGCACAGTCGCGTCATTGCACTCGAACCGTGGCAGCAGAACCTCGTCGACCAAGCCACCGAAGAATTCGTCCTCGGCCTCATCCACAGCGACGGCTGCCGCGTTGTCGCCAACGACCGAGGCGTCATGAGCATCCGCTATCACTTCACCAACCTGTCCGAGGACATCATCAATCTATTCACCGGCGCGCTGGACCAACTCGGCATCCACTGGCGGCGTTCTGCGCGCAAGCACGTTTCGATCTACCGCAAGGCAGACACCGCTCGCCTCGATGAATTCATCGGCCCGAAGTCGCGTCCAGTGCCGTGGCCATGCATCGACCGTCCGGCGTCCTAG